Proteins found in one Paenibacillus borealis genomic segment:
- the ispF gene encoding 2-C-methyl-D-erythritol 2,4-cyclodiphosphate synthase yields MIAVGQGFDVHQLVEGRPCIIGGVTIPYEKGLLGHSDADVLLHAVSDAILGALGLGDIGRHFPDTDPAFKDADSLKLLEHVWALARDRGYRLGNIDSTIIAQKPKMAPYIPQMTEIIARALDADLSKVNVKATTTEQLGFAGRGEGIAAQSIVCLLQDVISS; encoded by the coding sequence ATGATCGCTGTAGGACAAGGATTTGACGTACACCAACTGGTAGAGGGAAGGCCGTGTATTATTGGTGGAGTGACCATTCCCTATGAGAAGGGGTTGCTGGGACACTCTGACGCGGATGTGCTGCTGCATGCAGTAAGCGATGCTATACTTGGGGCGCTTGGACTGGGGGATATCGGAAGACATTTTCCCGATACCGATCCTGCCTTCAAGGATGCAGACAGCCTGAAGCTGCTGGAGCATGTATGGGCGCTTGCCCGTGACCGGGGATACCGGCTGGGAAATATAGATTCGACTATTATTGCCCAGAAGCCCAAAATGGCCCCGTATATTCCGCAAATGACCGAGATTATTGCCCGTGCACTTGATGCGGACCTCTCGAAGGTTAATGTAAAAGCGACAACTACCGAGCAGCTCGGCTTCGCCGGACGCGGGGAAGGAATTGCCGCACAATCTATTGTCTGTCTGCTCCAAGATGTGATATCATCTTGA
- the ispD gene encoding 2-C-methyl-D-erythritol 4-phosphate cytidylyltransferase — translation MSNSVGAVIVAAGRGTRMGTAESKQYLLLQGKPIIVHTLEVFQKHELISEIVLVTGEEDVERCRQWVQAYKLDKVSVVIPGGAERQHSVRRGLGELTTTWVMVHDGVRPFVQGSEIEACYERARSAGASVLAVPVKDTIKQVDGEGNVLSTPDRRSLWAIQTPQTFRLSDLLSAYDEAERDGFLGTDDSSLAERSGITVSVVEGSYRNIKITTPEDLDFAEFTERSRGEERR, via the coding sequence ATGTCAAACAGTGTAGGCGCCGTTATAGTGGCGGCAGGCAGAGGCACACGGATGGGAACGGCAGAGAGCAAGCAATATCTGCTGCTGCAGGGCAAACCGATTATCGTGCATACCCTTGAGGTATTCCAGAAGCATGAGCTCATCTCTGAAATCGTGCTTGTCACTGGTGAAGAGGATGTAGAACGCTGCCGGCAATGGGTGCAGGCCTACAAGCTGGACAAAGTGTCTGTTGTAATTCCGGGAGGGGCTGAACGCCAGCATTCGGTACGCCGTGGGCTGGGAGAACTTACGACCACCTGGGTAATGGTGCATGATGGTGTCAGGCCTTTCGTACAGGGCAGTGAGATCGAGGCTTGTTATGAACGGGCCCGTTCAGCCGGAGCCTCGGTGCTTGCAGTGCCGGTTAAGGATACGATCAAGCAGGTGGATGGCGAAGGTAATGTGCTGTCTACGCCGGATCGGCGAAGTCTGTGGGCGATTCAGACCCCGCAGACTTTTCGTTTGTCCGACCTGCTGTCGGCTTATGATGAAGCAGAGCGTGACGGCTTCCTCGGCACAGATGACTCCAGTCTGGCGGAACGCAGCGGGATTACCGTTTCTGTAGTAGAAGGAAGCTACAGGAATATTAAGATTACGACACCGGAAGACCTGGATTTCGCTGAATTCACAGAAAGAAGCAGGGGAGAGGAACGCAGATGA
- a CDS encoding PIN/TRAM domain-containing protein yields MWKKIILTLAGLCGAWSGYSLYHAAERGFPEGMGKLGDSLPVEGSILFAVLGAIIFLIAGTLCADWTSTKLREAVQYCSRIPMSELAAGAAGLTGGLLLSLLLYPAMAWLGKAGELLQVAATLALGYMGLRIGLEKKEELASLWTTGRWGRSAEPEGRGPEEHKILDTSVIIDGRIADICKTGFIEGTIVIPEFVLEELQHIADSSDLLKRNRGRRGLDILNKIQKELDVKVLIYEGDFEEISEVDSKLVKLAKVLHGKVVTNDFNLNKVCELQGVSVLNINDLANAVKPVVLPGEEIIVQVIKDGKEHGQGVAYLDDGTMIVVEGGRDYIGTTMEVLVTSVLQTSAGRMIFAKPKLLEKAQ; encoded by the coding sequence ATGTGGAAAAAGATTATTTTGACGCTTGCCGGGTTATGTGGAGCCTGGTCCGGTTATTCGCTATATCATGCGGCAGAAAGAGGGTTCCCGGAAGGCATGGGGAAACTGGGTGATAGCTTGCCCGTGGAAGGAAGCATTTTGTTTGCGGTGCTGGGTGCTATTATTTTTTTGATTGCGGGGACGTTGTGCGCAGATTGGACAAGTACAAAACTGCGGGAGGCGGTTCAGTATTGTTCGCGTATACCGATGAGCGAACTCGCTGCAGGCGCCGCAGGGCTTACAGGAGGTCTGCTGCTGTCTTTGCTGCTGTATCCGGCCATGGCCTGGCTGGGCAAGGCCGGGGAGCTGCTGCAGGTGGCGGCAACGCTGGCTCTGGGTTACATGGGCCTGCGGATCGGGCTGGAGAAGAAGGAAGAGCTCGCTTCGCTCTGGACTACCGGACGCTGGGGTCGCTCTGCTGAACCGGAGGGACGGGGACCTGAGGAGCATAAGATTCTCGATACCAGCGTCATTATTGATGGGCGGATAGCTGATATCTGCAAAACAGGTTTTATTGAAGGGACCATCGTTATTCCTGAGTTCGTACTTGAAGAGCTTCAGCATATCGCTGATTCGTCGGATCTGCTGAAGCGTAACCGCGGACGCAGAGGGCTTGATATCCTCAACAAGATTCAGAAAGAGCTGGATGTCAAAGTACTGATCTACGAAGGTGATTTCGAGGAGATTTCCGAAGTGGACAGCAAGCTGGTCAAACTGGCTAAGGTGCTACATGGCAAGGTCGTTACCAATGACTTCAATCTCAACAAGGTTTGCGAGCTCCAGGGCGTATCGGTGCTGAACATTAACGATCTGGCCAATGCGGTGAAACCGGTGGTCCTGCCTGGTGAGGAAATCATTGTGCAGGTGATTAAAGACGGCAAAGAACATGGACAAGGCGTGGCTTATCTGGACGACGGCACCATGATTGTTGTGGAAGGCGGCCGTGATTATATCGGCACCACCATGGAAGTTCTTGTAACCAGTGTGCTGCAGACTTCCGCGGGCCGGATGATTTTTGCCAAACCGAAGCTTCTGGAAAAAGCGCAATAA
- the pssA gene encoding CDP-diacylglycerol--serine O-phosphatidyltransferase — protein sequence MIQKSIPSLFTIGNLMLGMFGIMMAFDGKLSMAAIMVIIAMLLDGLDGRVARALKCESEFGKELDSLSDVVSFGVAPALIMYLTSLQDMNSALGWTVTAIFPVFGALRLARFNVRPGIPGYFVGLPIPAAGGVLATLALFHKDVSAPFMIVATLLLSYLMVSTVKYPNFKKIGFPKKAVIGAPVVIVIAVAVAVVFPEQIAKLIFALLALYALYGFRQSLGLLTARRQRRRRKRRTEDKVYHSKNG from the coding sequence ATGATACAAAAATCAATTCCGAGTCTTTTTACCATTGGTAATCTGATGCTTGGAATGTTTGGTATCATGATGGCGTTTGACGGTAAGCTGAGCATGGCCGCTATCATGGTGATTATCGCTATGCTGCTCGACGGGCTCGACGGCCGTGTTGCGCGCGCGCTGAAATGTGAGAGCGAGTTCGGTAAGGAGCTGGATTCCTTATCCGATGTAGTTTCTTTCGGTGTGGCACCTGCGCTGATTATGTATCTCACAAGTTTGCAGGACATGAACTCTGCACTAGGATGGACCGTTACAGCGATTTTCCCTGTGTTCGGAGCTTTGCGTCTGGCACGGTTTAATGTCCGCCCGGGGATTCCGGGATATTTCGTAGGGTTGCCGATTCCTGCTGCAGGTGGCGTTCTGGCCACACTGGCACTTTTCCATAAAGATGTATCTGCACCATTTATGATTGTCGCTACCCTATTGTTATCCTATCTGATGGTCAGCACAGTGAAGTACCCGAACTTTAAGAAGATCGGCTTCCCCAAAAAAGCGGTTATAGGTGCACCTGTAGTGATTGTCATTGCCGTAGCGGTAGCTGTGGTTTTCCCTGAACAGATTGCCAAGCTGATCTTTGCTCTGCTTGCGTTATATGCCCTATACGGGTTCAGGCAGAGTCTGGGCCTCTTGACAGCCCGCCGTCAACGTCGCCGCCGGAAGAGACGTACGGAAGATAAGGTGTATCACTCCAAGAACGGATAG
- the disA gene encoding DNA integrity scanning diadenylate cyclase DisA produces MKEYNPLDNMNDLLRMAAPGTPFREGLENVLRAKTGALIVVGYSPEVMEVVDGGFSINCDFSPNYLYELAKMDGAIILSEDLKRILYANTQLIPDSSISSIETGIRHRTAERVAKQTGKLVVSISQRRNIITLYQGSIRYALKEIGAILAKANQAIQTLEKYKAVLTQGLTNLSASEYEGLVTVAEVVGVIQRVEMVLRIKMEIKRYINELGNEGRLISMQMEELVGNTEEEAWLLYRDYAREEQEDKIREIIAGLKRSSDDELMDDNHIARLLGYSSTAIASEEAVTPRGYRLLNKIPRLPNVIIHNLVERFEMLPNLMTASIAELDEVDGIGEVRARNIQDGLKRLQKQVLIDRQM; encoded by the coding sequence ATGAAAGAATACAATCCATTAGATAATATGAATGATCTGCTTAGAATGGCCGCACCTGGAACGCCTTTCCGGGAGGGTCTGGAGAATGTGCTGCGCGCGAAGACCGGGGCACTTATTGTTGTCGGATACAGTCCGGAAGTGATGGAAGTTGTCGATGGAGGATTCTCCATTAACTGCGATTTTTCACCCAATTATTTATACGAGCTGGCCAAAATGGACGGAGCAATCATTCTGAGTGAGGATTTGAAGCGGATTCTGTATGCCAACACCCAGCTGATACCCGACTCCTCCATCTCATCCATCGAGACAGGCATACGTCACCGGACCGCCGAACGTGTAGCCAAACAGACCGGCAAACTGGTTGTTTCCATTTCCCAGCGGCGGAATATAATCACCCTTTATCAGGGATCCATCCGTTATGCGCTTAAGGAAATCGGCGCTATTCTGGCCAAAGCCAATCAGGCGATTCAAACCTTAGAGAAGTACAAAGCCGTGCTGACACAAGGGTTGACTAACCTTTCGGCGTCCGAATATGAAGGGCTTGTGACAGTCGCTGAGGTAGTCGGCGTGATCCAGCGGGTAGAGATGGTGCTGCGGATCAAAATGGAAATTAAGCGTTATATTAACGAACTGGGCAATGAAGGCCGGCTGATCAGCATGCAGATGGAAGAACTGGTCGGAAATACAGAGGAAGAAGCCTGGCTGCTGTACAGAGACTATGCAAGAGAGGAGCAGGAGGACAAAATCCGCGAAATTATCGCCGGGCTGAAACGAAGCAGTGACGATGAATTGATGGATGACAACCATATTGCCCGCTTGCTCGGCTATTCCTCCACAGCCATTGCATCCGAAGAAGCCGTAACTCCGCGCGGTTACCGTCTGCTCAACAAAATTCCGCGGCTGCCGAATGTGATCATTCATAATCTGGTGGAACGCTTCGAGATGCTGCCGAATCTGATGACGGCGAGTATTGCTGAACTTGATGAGGTGGACGGCATTGGTGAGGTCCGGGCACGCAATATTCAGGACGGACTTAAGCGTCTCCAGAAACAAGTTCTTATTGACAGGCAAATGTAA
- the radA gene encoding DNA repair protein RadA: MAKPKTKFFCTECGYESPKWFGKCPGCQEWNSMVEETESVVKTQGMNAPIFQSKEKAQSIINIESDKEPRILTGIGELNRVLGGGIVPGSLVLVGGDPGIGKSTLLLQTSHALTTQGLRVLYISGEESVRQTKLRADRLGALSAELYVLCETNMESIEEAIEQIKPQFLVIDSIQTVFMPEVTSAPGSVTQVRECTTRFMRIAKIRGIATVLVGHVTKEGAIAGPRMLEHMVDCVLYFEGERHHTYRLLRAVKNRFGSTNEIGIFEMGEVGLTEVENPSELFLSERPLGVAGSAVVASMEGTRPVLVELQALVAATHFPSPRRMCTGMDHQRMALIIAVLEKRMGMFLQNQDAYLNVAGGVKLDEPAVDLAVAISIASSFRDIPTKPYDVFFGEVGLTGEVRGVSRAEMRVKEAAKLGFRRVIMPEKSMKGWKHPKDIQIIGVSTVADALAVALD; the protein is encoded by the coding sequence ATGGCCAAACCAAAAACAAAATTTTTCTGCACCGAATGTGGTTACGAATCACCGAAATGGTTCGGCAAATGCCCGGGTTGCCAGGAATGGAACTCGATGGTGGAAGAAACAGAAAGCGTAGTCAAAACACAAGGCATGAATGCACCTATTTTTCAGAGTAAAGAAAAGGCGCAATCGATCATAAATATAGAAAGTGACAAAGAGCCGCGGATCCTGACAGGCATCGGAGAGCTTAACCGTGTGCTTGGCGGCGGTATCGTCCCCGGCTCGCTGGTACTGGTCGGAGGCGACCCCGGCATCGGGAAGTCCACACTGCTGCTCCAGACGTCGCATGCCCTTACTACCCAGGGGCTCCGCGTTCTGTATATCTCGGGGGAAGAATCGGTACGTCAGACCAAGCTTCGGGCTGACCGCCTCGGAGCGTTGTCGGCGGAACTGTATGTACTTTGTGAGACGAATATGGAGAGCATTGAAGAAGCGATCGAGCAGATTAAGCCGCAGTTTCTGGTCATCGACTCGATCCAGACCGTATTTATGCCTGAAGTGACCAGTGCTCCAGGCAGTGTGACACAGGTGCGGGAATGTACGACAAGATTTATGCGGATTGCCAAAATCCGTGGAATCGCAACAGTACTTGTAGGGCATGTAACCAAAGAGGGGGCCATTGCCGGTCCCCGGATGCTGGAGCATATGGTGGATTGCGTGCTCTATTTTGAAGGAGAAAGGCATCATACGTACCGGTTGCTGCGGGCGGTGAAGAACCGCTTTGGCTCAACCAATGAAATCGGTATTTTCGAAATGGGAGAGGTTGGGCTTACCGAGGTGGAGAACCCTTCCGAGCTGTTCCTTTCAGAGCGGCCGCTTGGGGTGGCCGGTTCGGCAGTTGTGGCCAGCATGGAAGGAACAAGACCGGTGCTTGTTGAACTGCAGGCGCTGGTTGCAGCAACCCATTTCCCTTCGCCCCGCAGAATGTGCACAGGGATGGATCATCAGAGAATGGCGCTGATCATTGCTGTTCTGGAGAAACGGATGGGCATGTTCCTGCAGAATCAGGATGCTTATCTCAATGTCGCCGGAGGCGTTAAGCTGGATGAGCCGGCGGTTGATCTGGCTGTCGCCATCAGTATTGCTTCCAGCTTCCGCGATATTCCGACCAAGCCTTATGATGTGTTTTTTGGGGAGGTAGGACTTACGGGTGAGGTAAGAGGGGTGTCACGCGCAGAGATGCGGGTGAAGGAGGCCGCTAAGCTCGGCTTCCGGCGGGTAATTATGCCTGAGAAGAGCATGAAGGGCTGGAAGCATCCGAAGGATATCCAGATTATAGGCGTCAGCACCGTAGCAGATGCACTAGCGGTCGCGTTAGATTAG
- the clpC gene encoding ATP-dependent protease ATP-binding subunit ClpC, translating into MMFGRFTERAQKVLALAQEEAVRLGHNNIGTEHILLGLIREGDGIAAKALIGLGLGLEKIQDEVETLIGRGQEQPTNIAYTPRAKKVIELSMDEARKLGHTYVGTEHILLGLIREGEGVAARVLNNLGISLNKARQQVLQLLGSSEATSSHSGAPVNVSTPTLDGLARDLTAYAKDGNLDPVIGRSKEIERVIQVLSRRTKNNPVLIGEPGVGKTAIAEGLAQKIINNEIPETLRDKRVMTLDMGSVVAGTKYRGEFEDRLKKIMDEIRQAGNIVLFIDELHTLIGAGGAEGAIDASNILKPALARGELQCIGATTLDEYRKYIEKDAALERRFQPITVDQPSPAEAVQILFGLRDRYEAHHRVKITDEAIVEAVKLSDRYIPDRFLPDKAIDLIDEAGSKVRLNSYTIPPNLKELEMRLDDIRKEKDSAVQSQEFEKAAALRDTEQKIREELDTTKNQWKEKQGRTDSQVTPEDIAQVVASWTGIPVSKLKEEETDRLLNMESLLHERVIGQDEAVKAVSRALRRARAGLKDPKRPMGSFIFLGPTGVGKTELARALAEAMFGDENAVIRIDMSEYMEKHSTSRLVGAPPGYVGYEEGGQLTEKVRRKPYSVVLLDEIEKAHPEVFNILLQVLEDGRLTDSKGRVVDFRNTLIILTSNVGAQAIKKNSTLGFTAVQDAGADYSNMKGKVMEELKKSFRPEFLNRIDEIIVFHSLDEKHIAEIVTLMSEELRKRLREYDVDFLLTDSAKAFLAKEGYDPAFGARPLRRAIQKHIEDRLSEELLKGNIKKGDSLNIDEVNGELVVTTVEPPVEVSLEKEVGTE; encoded by the coding sequence ATGATGTTTGGAAGATTTACGGAACGCGCACAAAAGGTGCTGGCGCTGGCGCAGGAAGAAGCCGTACGTTTGGGACACAACAACATTGGGACAGAACATATTCTGCTCGGACTGATTCGCGAGGGAGACGGTATTGCCGCCAAAGCGCTGATCGGACTGGGTCTGGGTCTTGAGAAAATTCAGGATGAAGTGGAAACACTGATTGGCAGAGGTCAGGAACAACCGACCAACATCGCTTATACTCCTCGTGCCAAAAAAGTTATCGAGCTGTCCATGGACGAAGCCCGCAAACTGGGACATACGTACGTAGGCACAGAGCATATCCTGCTCGGTCTCATCCGTGAAGGAGAGGGCGTAGCTGCCCGCGTGCTGAACAATCTCGGTATCAGCTTGAATAAGGCCCGCCAGCAGGTATTGCAGCTTCTGGGCAGCAGTGAAGCCACATCAAGCCATAGCGGTGCTCCGGTTAACGTCAGCACACCAACGCTGGATGGCCTGGCCCGTGACCTGACTGCCTATGCCAAGGATGGCAATCTTGACCCGGTTATCGGCCGCAGTAAGGAGATTGAACGTGTCATTCAAGTACTCAGCCGCCGGACCAAGAATAATCCGGTGCTGATCGGTGAACCAGGGGTTGGTAAAACAGCAATTGCTGAAGGCCTGGCTCAAAAGATCATCAACAATGAAATTCCGGAAACATTGCGCGACAAACGTGTAATGACCCTCGATATGGGTTCAGTAGTTGCCGGTACGAAATACCGCGGTGAGTTCGAGGACCGCCTCAAAAAAATTATGGATGAGATTCGTCAGGCAGGCAACATCGTGCTCTTCATCGACGAGCTGCATACCCTGATCGGAGCCGGTGGTGCGGAAGGTGCTATTGACGCCTCCAACATCCTGAAGCCAGCTCTGGCCCGTGGTGAACTGCAGTGCATCGGTGCCACTACGCTTGATGAATACCGCAAATATATTGAGAAAGATGCTGCACTTGAACGCCGCTTCCAGCCGATTACGGTGGATCAGCCTTCCCCTGCAGAAGCTGTTCAGATCCTGTTCGGTCTCCGCGACCGTTATGAAGCCCATCACCGGGTGAAGATTACGGATGAAGCTATTGTAGAGGCTGTGAAGCTGTCTGACCGCTATATCCCTGATCGGTTCCTGCCGGACAAAGCGATCGACCTCATTGATGAAGCTGGTTCCAAGGTAAGACTTAACTCTTACACGATCCCGCCGAATCTGAAGGAACTCGAAATGCGTCTGGATGATATCCGCAAGGAGAAGGATTCCGCTGTACAAAGCCAGGAATTCGAGAAGGCTGCAGCGCTGCGCGATACCGAGCAGAAGATCCGTGAAGAGCTGGACACAACGAAGAACCAATGGAAAGAGAAGCAAGGCCGTACGGATTCCCAGGTTACACCTGAGGATATCGCACAGGTGGTTGCCAGCTGGACCGGCATTCCGGTCAGCAAGCTGAAGGAAGAAGAGACAGACCGGTTGCTGAACATGGAGTCTCTGCTGCATGAACGTGTAATCGGGCAGGATGAAGCCGTTAAGGCTGTCAGCCGGGCACTCCGCCGGGCGCGTGCGGGTCTGAAGGATCCGAAACGTCCAATGGGCTCCTTCATCTTCCTCGGTCCAACCGGGGTCGGTAAAACCGAGCTGGCACGGGCACTCGCCGAAGCAATGTTCGGTGACGAGAATGCGGTAATCCGCATCGACATGTCGGAATACATGGAGAAGCACTCTACGTCCCGTCTGGTCGGAGCGCCTCCAGGCTATGTAGGATATGAAGAAGGCGGACAGCTGACCGAGAAGGTACGCCGCAAACCGTATTCCGTTGTCCTGCTGGATGAGATTGAGAAGGCTCACCCTGAAGTATTCAATATTCTGCTGCAGGTACTGGAAGACGGCCGTCTGACCGACTCCAAAGGCCGTGTAGTCGATTTCCGCAATACACTGATTATCCTGACCTCGAACGTGGGGGCACAGGCGATCAAGAAGAATTCGACGCTTGGATTCACCGCGGTACAGGATGCAGGCGCTGATTACAGCAACATGAAGGGCAAGGTAATGGAAGAGCTGAAGAAGAGCTTCCGCCCTGAGTTCCTGAACCGGATCGACGAGATCATTGTCTTCCATTCCCTGGATGAGAAGCATATCGCTGAGATCGTTACCCTGATGTCCGAGGAGCTGCGCAAGCGTCTGCGTGAGTATGATGTAGACTTCCTGCTAACAGACAGTGCCAAGGCGTTCCTGGCTAAAGAGGGCTATGATCCGGCCTTCGGTGCCCGTCCGCTCCGCCGCGCGATTCAGAAGCATATTGAAGACCGCCTGTCTGAAGAGCTGCTTAAAGGCAACATCAAGAAAGGCGATTCCCTCAACATTGATGAAGTGAACGGTGAGCTTGTCGTAACCACAGTGGAACCGCCGGTTGAAGTCTCCCTGGAGAAAGAAGTCGGAACCGAATAA
- a CDS encoding protein arginine kinase: MSSLRFTEQALSDWMRCGGSHSEIVISSRMRIARNLEHLPFPLLASAEQSEEVLEQLAPVFQGEASADFGNFQLLRLDELDELDKKVLVEKHLISPNLADDSKGGAVILNEDESVSIMINEEDHLRIQCLFPGLQVREAWVRATAIDDIFEAAVNYAFDDRRGYLTSCPTNVGTGLRASVMVHLPALVMTHQINRILSAVNQVGLTVRGIYGEGSEAVGNIFQISNQITLGQTESEIIENLHSVVTQIIEHERNARERLLVDSALRITDRIKRSYGILAYAAVMELKESAQRLSDLRLGVDLGILEGPSISVLNELNVKTQPGFLQKLFGDELSSTERDMYRAKLLRETLGSQH, translated from the coding sequence ATGTCAAGTCTCCGGTTTACCGAACAAGCACTCAGTGACTGGATGCGCTGCGGCGGGAGCCATTCCGAGATAGTAATCAGCAGCCGTATGCGTATCGCCCGCAATCTGGAGCACCTGCCCTTCCCTCTACTAGCATCTGCTGAACAGTCGGAAGAGGTGCTGGAGCAGCTCGCTCCCGTATTTCAGGGAGAAGCCTCTGCGGATTTCGGCAACTTTCAGCTGCTGAGGCTGGATGAGCTCGATGAGCTGGACAAAAAAGTACTGGTTGAGAAGCATCTGATCAGTCCTAACCTGGCTGATGATTCCAAAGGCGGAGCAGTCATCCTTAATGAGGACGAGTCAGTCAGCATTATGATCAACGAGGAGGATCATCTCCGCATTCAATGTCTGTTTCCGGGCCTGCAGGTCAGAGAAGCCTGGGTAAGAGCAACAGCCATCGACGATATCTTTGAGGCTGCGGTGAATTACGCCTTTGATGACCGGCGGGGATACCTGACCAGTTGTCCCACTAATGTGGGAACGGGACTAAGAGCCTCGGTAATGGTTCATCTGCCGGCGCTGGTTATGACACATCAGATCAACCGGATTCTGTCCGCAGTCAATCAGGTCGGACTTACGGTTAGAGGAATTTATGGTGAAGGCAGCGAAGCAGTAGGGAATATCTTTCAGATCTCGAACCAGATTACGCTCGGGCAGACCGAAAGTGAGATTATTGAAAATCTTCACAGCGTAGTCACCCAGATTATAGAGCATGAGCGGAACGCGCGTGAACGTCTACTGGTCGATTCCGCATTGCGGATTACTGACCGCATCAAACGTTCGTACGGGATTCTGGCTTACGCGGCTGTGATGGAGCTTAAAGAATCTGCACAGCGGCTATCCGATCTGAGGCTGGGTGTGGATCTGGGGATTCTGGAAGGGCCTTCGATTTCAGTGCTTAATGAGCTGAATGTCAAGACTCAGCCGGGCTTTCTGCAAAAGCTGTTCGGCGACGAGCTTTCGTCCACCGAACGCGATATGTACCGGGCGAAGCTGCTCCGGGAAACACTGGGATCACAACATTAA
- a CDS encoding UvrB/UvrC motif-containing protein, with the protein MLCQECGVKPATLHFTKIVNGEKTEFHICESCAREKGELIPGTAGGFSIHSLLSGLLDLESAGKGKSEAAQTVQGLHCENCGMTYSQFSKLGRFGCSSCYKYFDSTLDPLFRRVHGSTAHVGKLPKRAGAQIMCKRQIDELKQELQQSIMQEEFETAAELRDRIRKLEKEMPQE; encoded by the coding sequence ATGCTATGCCAGGAATGCGGGGTCAAACCGGCTACACTCCACTTCACGAAGATCGTGAATGGAGAGAAGACAGAATTTCATATTTGTGAAAGCTGTGCGCGGGAGAAGGGGGAACTCATCCCCGGTACTGCTGGAGGATTCTCCATTCACAGCTTGCTTTCCGGGTTACTTGATCTGGAGAGCGCAGGCAAGGGCAAGTCAGAGGCCGCACAGACTGTGCAGGGGCTGCATTGTGAGAACTGCGGCATGACCTATTCACAGTTCAGTAAGCTTGGACGCTTTGGTTGCAGCTCCTGCTACAAATATTTCGACAGTACGCTGGACCCGCTCTTCAGACGGGTACACGGAAGTACAGCCCATGTAGGCAAGCTTCCCAAACGCGCCGGTGCACAGATTATGTGCAAACGCCAGATTGATGAGCTGAAGCAGGAATTGCAGCAGAGTATTATGCAGGAGGAATTTGAGACCGCAGCTGAGCTGAGGGACAGAATCCGCAAACTTGAAAAAGAAATGCCACAAGAGTAA
- a CDS encoding CtsR family transcriptional regulator: protein MRNISDIIEQYLKNILHESPEGTVEIQRNDLADQFSCVPSQINYVISTRFTLEKGYVVESKRGGGGYIRIQRFELPQNVALYAHLNSTIGNDIDQNSAEGLIYQLEEARFLSKREACLMRSAVSRECLTVNLPYRDEIRAKLMKAMLISLLGK, encoded by the coding sequence ATGCGTAATATCTCCGATATTATTGAACAATATCTGAAGAATATTTTGCATGAAAGTCCCGAAGGTACGGTGGAAATTCAGCGCAATGATCTGGCGGACCAGTTCTCCTGTGTACCGTCCCAGATCAATTACGTCATCAGTACACGCTTTACTTTGGAAAAGGGCTATGTAGTGGAGAGCAAACGCGGCGGCGGCGGTTATATCCGGATTCAGCGCTTCGAGCTGCCTCAGAATGTGGCACTGTATGCACATCTGAACTCCACAATAGGGAACGATATTGATCAGAATTCCGCCGAAGGACTGATTTATCAGCTGGAGGAGGCCCGTTTTCTCTCCAAGCGTGAAGCGTGTCTTATGCGATCCGCTGTTTCCCGGGAATGCCTGACGGTTAATCTGCCGTACCGGGATGAGATTCGTGCCAAGTTAATGAAGGCCATGCTAATCTCTTTGTTAGGCAAATAA